The sequence below is a genomic window from Salvelinus fontinalis isolate EN_2023a chromosome 19, ASM2944872v1, whole genome shotgun sequence.
atgagaggagggacagagagagagggatgagaggagggacagagagagagggatgagaggagggacagagagagggggatgagaggagggacagagagagagggatgagaggagggacagagagagaggggtgagaggagggacagagagagggggatgagaggagggacagagagagagggatgagaggagggacagagagagaggggtgagaggagggacagagagagggggatgagaggagggacagagagaggggggtgagagaggtgagaagagggacagagagaggggggtgagaggagggacagagagaggggggtgagagaggtgggaggagggacagagagaggggggtgagaggagggacagagagagggatgagaggagggacagagagagagggatgagaggagggacagagagaggggggtgagaggagggacagagagagaggggtgagaggagggacagagagagagggatgagaggagggacagagagagggggtgagaggagggacagagagagaggggtgagaggaaggacagagagagaggggtgagaggagggacagagagagaggggtgagaggaagggcagagagagaggggtgagagaggtgagaggagggacagagagagagggatgagaggagggacagagagagaggggtgagaggaaggacagagagagaggggtgagaggaaggacagagagagaggggtgagaggaaggacagagagagaggggtgagaggaggaacagagagagaggggtgagaggagggacagagagagaggggtgagaggagggacagagagagaggggtgagaggagggacagagagagaggggtgataggagggacagagagataggggtgagagagagacagctgagaTCAAAAATGTGAGATGGAAAGAAAAGGTTGTAAGAGCCACATTGACATGGGTCGATAAGTGAAAAGTACATCCCTCACACTCACCTGAATTCATTCTGGCCTTCTCTGAGgtcttttctccttcctcctctcccttctgtaggctgtgtgtgtgtttcctaatGGGTACCATGCCCTGCCCACCCTTCTCCTGGGGGTGCCGGTCTGCCAGTGCCAGGACTGGGGGTGAACATCGCCAACCCTCACCCTCTCTGGCACCATCTCTATCCCCCTCCCAGGCCTCCTGCCCTGGGTACAGGCTCTCCCTATGGCCCCCACACCTCTGAAGGACTGGGACTCTGTTGTTCCCATAGTCCTGCCTTCCACCTAGACCAGGGAGGAAGATGAAGAGCGGAGAGAAGGGGGAAAGCGGAGGAGAAAGAAGCcatggagagaggtgagagatggTGGGTgatgagagagtgagggaaaaagagaggagagagaaagagaagggctgTTAAACAGCAGCCAACGTTTATTCTCTTCTAAAGACAGACTATAAAACTTTGATGGGGTATAGAGTGTCAGTGGAGCTAAAAGTCTAACCGTTCACACGACACTCCCACTAtggggaaaaaaagagagagacagagagaaagagggagagtgagggggggagggggggggggagccaggattttttttatttaggaCAAaaacactcctttctctccctctctcctcccccatccaCCCCCTGCCATGACCCTGCCACGCCCTTCCCACATAGAGCGTGACGCtagctctccctttctctccctctctctgccataATTAGGCTCCCACGTCAGTCCAGGGCTCGCTTCAATACACAGCTCGGCTCCCCGCCAACACAAGTAACCCCCCCCCtacatccctcttcctctctctctttccctccctcgcactctctccttctctttctctggcACAATCTCTATTCCTTTCTagctcccattcctctctcccattCGCTTTCCCTCGCTAACtattcctcttccctctctataACTTGCCTTGGATAACCTCTCAGCTCTCCCCCTCACTCACTCGATCTCatcctccccccctctcgctaCACAGATAAGCACAAAATGCTCCTTAAAAATAAGActctctccacgtctctctctctttctctcactgtgtgtgtgtgtgtatgtgtgttgtgaaCAAACCCTGCCTAGCTGAgtgctgtaagtgtgtgtgtgtgtgctgtaagtgtgtgtgctgtaagtgtgtgtgtgtgtgtgtgtgtgtgtgtgtgtgtgtgtgtgtgtgtgtgtgtgtgtgtgtgtgtgtgtgtgtgtgtgtgtgtgtgtgtgtgtgtgcgtgcgtgcgtgtgtgtgtgcgcattgggttactcaccctccctctctccctgcctggcgGTGTGTTGGCAGTgttcccactctctttctctccgctgGCGGTCTGCCAACTCCTGTCCTGCTaccgctgcagacacacacacacccccgcaCTCCTTCTCCTTCAGCTCCAGCTCCGAGAACCGCATCATCGCccgctaaacacacacacacacacacacacacacaacatacacagagagacacacacagagaaaacagCCATGAAACCCACTAACCGTCTAGCCTCCGCCGCACACACCTCTCTAAACCTCAATCTGGGCTGAACGACTACCGAAGCAAACAACAAGATCACATTGTGTCAAAAAAGGAGGCCAAAACAAAAcagaacaaagagagagataaatgAACAAGCATGGCACATCCAGACATGGTTAGGTTAGACTAGTGCAGTCAGCCACGGTGAGTCCATGCGATCGCTCTGAGGCCCTAGTTCCTGCCATCTCCCTTCCTGAAACATGAACACAGCTAGGAAACACATACGGCTAGCCCTGAggctcacagagagagaaagagaaggggaaagagagaaaaaaagaaagggagggggagagagagagggcgagaaggAGTACGCAGTGCAGAGCAGGTGagaaaaagacagaaagaaagatagagtgcagagaaagagaaagagggagcagaAAGAGGGTAGAAggggagagaaagtgtgtgtgaggggtAGAGTGAGATAGAGAAATGTAAAGAACTGACCTCCCAGTTAGCTGCAGGGCGACTTATATTACTCCCCTCTCGTGATATGACTTCCATCTAAGCAATTAGAACGGGGGCTCAATATATCTGTCCATCATTTCATATCTGTCCATCATTTTCATCATTTCAATATATCTGTCCATCATTTTCATCATTACAATATATCTGTCCATCATTTTCATAATTTCAATATATCTGTCCATCATTTCAATATATCTGTCCATCATTTTCATAATTTTAATATATCTGTCCATCATTTCAATATATCTGTCCATCATTTTCATAATTTTAATATATCTGTCCATCATTTCAATATATATGTCCATCATTTTCATAATTTCAATATATCTGTCCATCATTTTCATAATTTCAATATATCTGTCCATCATTTTCATAATTTCAATATATCTGTCCATCATTTCATAATTTCAATATATCTGTCCATCATTTCATAATTTCAATATATCTGTCCATCATTTCATAATTTCAATATATCTGTCCATCATTTCATGTAGGTATTGTATGTTGTATGTTCAAATTTCTCCACATGTCTTTCCACCCCCCGTTCTTAATTCCGGGCCTCTGGGTCCGCAGAACTGCTGGTTTTTCTTCCTACCCTCTAATCAAGGATTGGCCAATCATTGgcaataatcaatcaatcaatgaactACTATTACGTAAAACCAGTAGTACTGAAGACCTGGAAGCTGGGATTTAAGCACCCCTTTTATACACATACAACATCTAGTAGCCACAGTCccaccaagcacacacacacacacacacacacacacacacacacacacacacacacacacacacacacacacacacacacacacacacacacacacacacacacacacacacacacacacacacacacacacacacacacacacacacacacacacacatagtcaaaTCAAACCAGTGAACACATCAATAAACACATTAAAAAACTATCAAACCCTTGTTTTCTGAACtgaaattatatttttttttcaAAGAGAAAGGCAATACAATTATTATTTCTAAATTAGAGTCGGGGAGGGGGGACAATTGTGGGTATATAATATAACATCATATAACATCATATTAAGATGATAGACAACGTCCAGAAACCTAGCATTTGATAGCTTTGTGTTCCAGCTCTGTATGAGCAAGCATGACAATTAAAGACAAACCAGATGGTTCAAAGGCATGTTTACAACATATGGGTAGACGGGTGGAACCAACCAGTAACATAAATATGCCTCTGCCCTATTCAGATACATcatcagaggtgtgtgtgtctagccAGAAATGGCACACGTGTTTTTATGTCATCTAACTACAACCACTGGTCTTTAATAGGTAGAAAGTAGATGATCAATAAATAATGCAGCCAGGTGGAATGGGTTCAATCATGCAGCACTGAATCAGTGTTTGTGTAtatggcatgtgtgtgtgtgttctcatatGTTCAATATGTGTGAGTGAGAAGCTAGGCACTAATAGTCattgggggaggggtgtgtgaccTTGGACAAGGCCGGGGTGGGGTGGTTGGAAGGGTGGAGGGGGCTGCTTTATCAACAAGGGACCCCATCCATCCACCTTTCAGCTCCTCTGGCTCACCTTGGGGTTAAGCACAGCAAGAGGCAGGGTGAACCATGAGGTTACCGCTGTCACAATGTGAAGCCCAGCAACACGTGcctttgaaccccccccccccccccccccccccacacactctccTTCTCCCGGAGCAAGATACACAGAGCAGGGCACGCTAACAACTTAACCAATGTTGCCTAGACAACTCACAGGGCTAGATTAACCTTTGAACTGGCCTTGTACTAAATCACTGACTGTCAACAGGCTTCAAATGTCCACTCATAAAGTCAGAGGCAACAGCTAAGGGCTGGGATAAGTCTATAACCCTGGACTAACCGTCAACCCAGTTCAGATATGGGAAGCAGGTATCTAAGACATCTATATGAAGACAGATTGTCTCTCCAAACTACAAGGACCCGCTATGACCCCCTAGAATGACTGGTAGAATTGACCAGAGTAGTGGGTTTGCATGGACCACATGGGAACTGAAATGTAAACTGTGAAAGGCTTCAGATAAATGAGTCATGTTTATCATCACATCCACAACCATTGCCCGCCACCCTAACCCACCTAACGCCGCAGTTCTCTCAACTCACCTGCAGGGCGCGCTGTTCCCGACTCAGCTTGCTAGAGTCTGCATACAGCTCGGTTGTGACACATTTGATGCGGTCGCCGACGTAGCCTGAAGAGTTAGCGATCCTCTTGGTCAGACTGGTCCTCCGTGAACCTCTTCGTCCACCCTCCTcgtcctcatccccctctccatgtgACTCCTCTGTGTCTTcaacactctctccttctctttctctttccttcccCAGGTCCATGTAGCGATAGATGGGGTGGAAGGAGGTTCGTCtgtccatctcttctctctcctctccagacgtGCGGTCGCAAGATGATGTGCGATCTCTAGACGTGCGGTCGCCAGGCATGCGGCCACTATCACCAGTTGTACGGTCTACTGCGGTGCGGTCACAATCTCCAAGAGTCCGGTCTCTCGTCTTGCGGTCCCCAGATGTGCGGGCACAGCGCAGGGTGCTTTTGACCTGCTCCCTCTGGTCCCTTGGGTCTGAGGAAGGGATCTGGTCCTCACGGCTCTCCTCGGCCCGAGTAACCAGTCCTGGGGAGCCCTGAGGTGGGCTAGAGGCCACACCCGGACAGCCTGTCTCCTGGAGGGGCATGGGTCTCATACAGGGGGTCtctggttgtctgtctgtgtgggtagttcTCAGGGTGGAGCTTGGGCTGGGGtggtgatgaagatgatgatgatgcagTTGGTATTCTGGCTCCCGCTCCACTTCCCTCATGCTTTGGTCGCCATGGCCACACTGGTGTTGGTTGCCCCTGGTGATGGGAACGATGACAGGGAGTGGCGGCTGGTTGGCGGCCGGCGTGGACTCTCCATCTGTGTCGGAGTGGACGAGGTCAATGCAGACGATTCTATCTTTGGAAGGGATACTGgtgctggaggaggagaggggtctgGGCTGGCTCTCTCCCCACTCCCCTGTATCTTTATTGCGCTTCACATGGGACCCCTCCCCTGTCTCCACATCACTCCGGCCCCTGTGGGATACACCAAAATCCTCTTTGAGCCCCCTAGGTTTGTCCTGGCCCTGGCCACGGGACTTGGGCCCCTGATCTGCCCGCTCCAGGGCTttagagtctgtgtgtgtgtgcatcagagGGTGGGCCATCTCCTGGGAGTTGTACGTGAGGTACTCCCCAGCGTGGCTGTGGTATGGTAAGGGGTGTTTGGCTGCCAGGTGGGAAGGGTAAAGGCTGTTACTGCCAAGCAGGATGGGGGGAGGGTAGGCAGGGCCCTTCcctggcagagggagagagtggagggccATGCCGTCGGGTACAGAGTAGTGCAGGTATCGGTTGGCGTACACCATGCTGTGAGGTAGGTAGGCCTCGCTCTGGGGCAGGTAGAGGTGGCTGGGTGGGTGCCCATTGGCATTCTCTAGACACTGACGTTTATTATATGGAGACACCTCCTGGGATGTCTCAGCCCTCTTGGGGGCTTTGGGGGGCTTCTCTGTGGAGTTCCTAAGATGGCCGGCCATGGGGAAACTTTCTGATTGGCTGGGGCTGTGTTTGGGCCAATCATTATTGGGTTTGGGGGACAAGGGTATTGTGGAGGGAGGATTGAGATTGGAAGGTATTGGGGTAGTATTTGTCTCTCCTACCCTGGGGCAGGATGGACTGCGTTGCTGGGGCTGGGGCAGGACTCTCTCCAGAGCCTTGTGTTTGATGACAGATGGAGAGGAGCCTTTCCCTTGGGTGTCTGGGCTGGGCCTGGGGGATGGGGACATGgctggggggtgggggtgtgCGTGGGTAGACCCAATGGTGTAGGTGGGTGTAAGGGTGGGCACCACCCAGGAGGAGTGCAAAGTGCTGATCATCTCCGGCCTCTCTGGGGCTTTAGAGGAAGTGCTGCTGACCACTGAGTGGGAGTGGGAGGGtagggaggggggtgagagagagagggtctctTTCAGGAGCTCCCGGCTAGGGGGAGGTCCGTACCGAGGCCCCGGGGACCCCAGAGCCTCCATCTTCACAGGGAAGCTGTTAGGAGGCAGGCCTAACTCCAACAATCTTCCAGAGAGGTCGAGAGGCTTTGGGTCTGCTGGGTCTTTGGTAGTCGGGGGCTGGTTCAGGGGGGCTGGCCGCTCAGAGGATGGTTTAGAAGGGCACTGACTGGGTCCAGCCCTGTGATCCGACACCCCATCTCTGGGTCTGGGTTTGTGGGGGCTGGGCCAGGCAGGGGATGGGTGCTCTGGAGCCATGCTGCTCACATAGAATGAGTGAGGTATCGTCTGGGAAGAGGAACAAGAGGAGGAAGATAACGGTACTATTCTAGAGACTGCCCTCTGTAGGTCCATGGTGCTGTCTAtgtgagggggaggcaggggaggagCAGGCTGGGGGAGGCGAGAAGAGGCGCGAGGGGAGGAATCAATAGGAAGGCTACTACTATTAGTATTACTCCCAccactgctaccaccactactactactactactaccactcctGTTACTGGCTCCTTTGTTGGAGGGGGGTCTACTGGGCTTATTGCTTCTGCTGGGgggtctgtctcggtctctgtctgtgtgggggGGGAGAAGGTGCTGGGGCGGAGGGGGCGGCTGGTGAAGCTGCTGCCCAAACGGAGACCCCTCGTGATGGACACGAGACCCAACACTCAATCCCTTCTCCTGGCAGTGCACCATGGAGGTGGGGGCCACCGACACCGCTGGGATCCTCATGGGAGACCCCACCaggggggaggagatgggggacgGGGGGTAGGGGGGCATGTAGTAGAGCCTCTCGGCGGCCGAGGCAGCAGCAGGGTTCATGTTCCCCCCCTGGGAGGCACAGAGGGACTGGTAGGCCAGGTGCTGGGGCAGGTAGGGGCTGGGCTGATTGAGGAACTGGGCCTTGTACATGCTGAGGGCCGCATACTTGGAAGAGTCCATATAGGGGTAGAGGCCCGCCTCGGGGTACAGCCCCCGGCTCAGCCCCCAGGGCAGACGCAGGTACCCGCCTGCTCCTGCACTAGCACCCCCCAGACCCAGCTCTGAGGGCTTCTCCCCCCCAGGTCCCACACCTCTCCTGTCCAGCCCTTCTGGTCCTCTATGGAGGCTTGGTGGAGAGCTCTTGTACAGGTCCAGGTAGCCGTTGGTAGGCTTGCTCCGGTCCATGGAAACGTCAGGCTTGTAGAGGAGGTCTGGAAGGCCGTCCCGGTTATAGCTGAGGGGGAGGGTAGTGGACCCCTCGTGGGGCTTCTCGGCCGACAGCGCTCGGATCCCTGGGTAAACTACGCTGCCGTGATGGCGGAGGCCGTCCCGCATCAAGGCATTGCGGTCCAGCCCCATGGCGGCCAGGGGCGTTAGCCTGGCATCCACCTACAGGAGAAATAACACAGGTTTAAACCAATTATAAACATGTTATATCCCATTTAAAATGTATTGGATTATTTATTTTAATGCATTAGTCTCTAAGGTTCACTGATATACTATTTTAATTTGTCTAGTTATTATCTTTCTCAACATGTATTATTTTATTCTTTCAAATGCATCCTCTGTAGGAAATGTGCTGAATaaaaaaagtttgatttgattatagACAATATTACACACGTAATACAAAAGGTAGATACCactcttcaactggttatacaccactcttcaactggttatacaccacacttcaactggttatacaccactcttcaactggttatacaccacacttcaactggttatacaccacacttcaactggttatacaccactcttcaactggttatacaccacACTTTAACTGGTTATACACCactcttcaactggttatacaccacacttcaactggttatacaccactcttcaactggttatacaccactcttcaactggttatacaccacacttcaactggttatacaccactcttcaactggttatacaccacACTTTAACTGGTTATACACCactcttcaactggttatacaccactcttcaactggttatacaccactcttcaactggttatacaccactcttcaactggttatacaccactcttcaactggttatacaccactcttcaactggttatacacacctcttcaactggttatacaccactcttcaactggttatacaccactcttcaactggttatacaccactcttcaactggttatgcacacctcttcaactggttatgcacacctcttcaactggttatacaccactcttcaactggttatacaccactcttcaactggttatacaccactcttcaactggttatgcacacctcttcaactggttatacacacctcttcaactggttatgcacacctcttcaactggttatgcacacctcttcaactggttatacaccactcttcaactggttatacaccactcttcaactggttatacaccactcttcaactggttatacaccactcttcaacaggttatacaccactcttcaactggttatacaccactcttcaactggttatacacacctcttcaactggttatacaccactcttcaactggttatacaccactcttcaactggttatacaccactcttcaactggttatgcacacctcttcaactggttatgcacacctcttcaactggttatacaccactcttcaactggttatacaccactcttcaactggttatacaccactctttaactggttatacaccactcttcaactggttatacaccactcttcaactggttatgcacacctcttcaactggttatacaccactcttcaactggttatgcacacctcttcaactggttatacaccactcttcaactggttatacaccactcttcaactggttatgcacacctcttcaactggttatgcacacctcttcaactggttatacaccactcttcaactggttatacaccactcttcaactggttatacaccactcttcaactggttatgcacacctcttcaactggttatgcacacctcttcaactggttatgcacacctcttcaactggttatacaccactcttcaactggttatacaccactctttaactggttatacaccactcttcaactggttatacaccactcttcaactggttatgcacacctcttcaactggttatacaccactcttcaactggttatgcacacctcttcaactggttatacaccactcttcaactggttatacaccactcttcaactggttatgcacacctcttcaactggttatacacacctcttcaactggttatacaccactcttcaactggttatacaccacACTTTAACTGGTTATACACCACACTTTAACTGGTTATACACCACACTTTAACTGGTTATACACCACACTTTAACTGGTTACACATACCTCTTCAACTGGTAATACACCACTCTTCCACTGGTTATACACAcctcttcaactggttatacacccccttcaactggttatacacacctcttcaactggttatacacacctcttcaactggttatacacacctcttcaactggttatacaccacACATTAACTGGTTATGCACAcctcttcaactggttatacaccactcttcaactggttatacacacctcttcaactggttatacacacctcttcaactggttatacacacctcttcaactggttatacaccacACATTAACTGGTTATGCACACCTCTTCAACTGGGTATACACACCActtcaactggttatacaccacACTATAACTGGTTAAACGCCACACTTCAACTGGTTATACACACCTCTTCAACTATATACACACCTCGTCAACTGGTTAAAAACACCTCTTCAAATGGTTATACACCACTCGTCAACTGGTTATGAACACCCCTGCAACTGTTTATACAAAACACTTCAactggttaacttcttatggctgcaggggcaggattgagtagcttggatgaaaggtgcacagaggtgcccagagtaaacggcctggtcctcagtcatagttgctaatatatgcatattattattagtattggatagaaaacactctgatgtttctaaaactgtttgaattatgtctgtgagtataacagaactcatatggcaggcaaaaacctgagaagaaatccaaccaggaagtgagaaatctgagtttggtcgattttcaactcatcgcctattgaaaacactgtaggatatggatctgtttgcacttcctacggcttccactagatgtcaacagtctgtagaacgttgaatgaatcttctactgtgatgttgagccgaatgggagctgtttgagtcagtggtctggcagagagccaggtcctggtcacgcgcattccacatgataccgACTTGcattccattacttctatagacacaaaggaattctccggttggaacgttattgaatatttatgataacaacatcctaaagattgattctatacttagtttgacaagtttattcgacctgtaatataactttttgaagtttccgtccgacgtttgcctggacctgcacgagcgtttggatatgtgtactaaacgcgctaacaaaaatcattttctgtgattttgcggtgacctaacataatcgtttgtggtgcttttgctgaaaagcctatttgaaatcggacactttggtgggattaacaacaagattacttgTTGTTGGTATGAGATACAACTGGTAAAACACCACATTTCAACTGGTAAAACACACCTCTTCAAATTGTTATACACCACTCTTCAACAGGTTATACACAcctcttcaactggttatacaACAAACTTTAACTGGTTATACACCACAATCAAACTGGTTATACAACACACTTCACTTGGTTAAACACCACTTTTCAACTTGTTATAGACCACACTTCAACTGGTGATACACCGTACCTTAACTGGTTATACACCactcttcaactggttatacaccaaacttcaactggttatacaccacTCTTCCACTGGTTATACACACGTCTTCAACAGGTTATGCACCACTCTTCAGCAGGATATATACCACTTTTCAACTGGTAATACACCACTCTTCAACTGTTTATACACACATCTTCAACTGATTATACACTACACTTCAACTGATTATACACTACACTTCAACTGATTATACACTACACTTCAACTGATTATACACTACACTTTAACTGGTTAGACACCACATTTCAACAACTGGTTACACACCACATTTCAACTTTTTATACACCACTCTTCAACTTGTTATACACAACTTTTAAACTGGTTATACACCACAACTGAACTAGTTATAGTCCACACTTCAACTGGTTATACAGACCTCTTCAAATTCTTATACAACACTCTTCAGCTGGTTAAACACCACTCTTGAAATGGTTAAACACCATtcttcaactggttatacacTACTCTTCAACTGGATATACACCTCTTCAACTTGTTATACACCactcttcaactggttatacaccacACTTCAACAACTGGTTAAAAACCACACTTCCACCGGTAATACACCAAATCTTCAACTGGTTACACACCACATttcaactggttatacaccacAATTCAACTGGTTATAAACAcctcttcaactggttatacacAACTCTTCCACTGGTTATACACCACACCTCAACTGGTTAAACACCACTCTTCAACTGGTAAAACACCACTTTTCAACTCGTTATACACCAGTCTTCAACTTGTTATACACCACActtcaactggttatacaccacTCTTCAACTTGTTATACACCACActtcaactggttatacaccacTCTTCAACTTGTTATACACCACATTTCAACTGGTTATAGACCACACTTCAACTGGTTATACACACCTGTTCAACTGGTTTAACACCACCCTAGGGCCTGCCGGgtggagggcctcccgggtggcgcagtggtctagggcactgcatcgcagcgctagctgcgccaccagagtttctgggttcgcgcccaggctctgtcgcagccggccgtgaccgggaggaccgtggggcgacgcacaattggccttgcgtcgtccgggttagggagggtttggccggtagggatatccttgtctcatcgcgctccagcgactcctgtggcgggccgggcgcagtgcgcgctaaccgagggggccaggtgcacggtgtttcctccgacacattggtgcggctggcttccgggttggaggcgcgctg
It includes:
- the LOC129816782 gene encoding BCL-6 corepressor-like isoform X1 → MLSATQMYGTVPPWMSHERAQMYGMVMEERRVPVSDAGTQRNLDLSEGNHITQSMVDARLTPLAAMGLDRNALMRDGLRHHGSVVYPGIRALSAEKPHEGSTTLPLSYNRDGLPDLLYKPDVSMDRSKPTNGYLDLYKSSPPSLHRGPEGLDRRGVGPGGEKPSELGLGGASAGAGGYLRLPWGLSRGLYPEAGLYPYMDSSKYAALSMYKAQFLNQPSPYLPQHLAYQSLCASQGGNMNPAAASAAERLYYMPPYPPSPISSPLVGSPMRIPAVSVAPTSMVHCQEKGLSVGSRVHHEGSPFGQQLHQPPPPPQHLLPPHTDRDRDRPPSRSNKPSRPPSNKGASNRSGSSSSSSGGSSGGSNTNSSSLPIDSSPRASSRLPQPAPPLPPPHIDSTMDLQRAVSRIVPLSSSSCSSSQTIPHSFYVSSMAPEHPSPAWPSPHKPRPRDGVSDHRAGPSQCPSKPSSERPAPLNQPPTTKDPADPKPLDLSGRLLELGLPPNSFPVKMEALGSPGPRYGPPPSRELLKETLSLSPPSLPSHSHSVVSSTSSKAPERPEMISTLHSSWVVPTLTPTYTIGSTHAHPHPPAMSPSPRPSPDTQGKGSSPSVIKHKALERVLPQPQQRSPSCPRVGETNTTPIPSNLNPPSTIPLSPKPNNDWPKHSPSQSESFPMAGHLRNSTEKPPKAPKRAETSQEVSPYNKRQCLENANGHPPSHLYLPQSEAYLPHSMVYANRYLHYSVPDGMALHSLPLPGKGPAYPPPILLGSNSLYPSHLAAKHPLPYHSHAGEYLTYNSQEMAHPLMHTHTDSKALERADQGPKSRGQGQDKPRGLKEDFGVSHRGRSDVETGEGSHVKRNKDTGEWGESQPRPLSSSSTSIPSKDRIVCIDLVHSDTDGESTPAANQPPLPVIVPITRGNQHQCGHGDQSMREVEREPEYQLHHHHLHHHPSPSSTLRTTHTDRQPETPCMRPMPLQETGCPGVASSPPQGSPGLVTRAEESREDQIPSSDPRDQREQVKSTLRCARTSGDRKTRDRTLGDCDRTAVDRTTGDSGRMPGDRTSRDRTSSCDRTSGEEREEMDRRTSFHPIYRYMDLGKEREREGESVEDTEESHGEGDEDEEGGRRGSRRTSLTKRIANSSGYVGDRIKCVTTELYADSSKLSREQRALQMEVISREGSNISRPAANWERAMMRFSELELKEKECGGVCVSAAVAGQELADRQRREREWEHCQHTARQGEREGGRQDYGNNRVPVLQRCGGHRESLYPGQEAWEGDRDGAREGEGWRCSPPVLALADRHPQEKGGQGMVPIRKHTHSLQKGEEEGEKTSEKARMNSDACVLWGSEQHTDLANNEDEDDEEVRKLKVCIELKGLRLRKPTSSSPERPEVKEERTWSSHHSPSFLPRTRPPTPTWSPAHAPPPRDRKFKVDPEVKPLSQKPEITKSWAREMLANGDAKRVGLLPSTQQRDRSAPQGPLMGQGCDWGSKEPRRGGLGVKTEGQCPPPSAPEPPTEDTASLKPRRHSDTDKPKGKRPCKTKHISQRERERRRELLNGGSNQHGSTDLGAALEDKVSEQCARRKRPSSPLHYLGSPVKPCSRATRPPSVPPQVNGSGTVPPDGAGVRRALPAEPPVVRPIPPEARRLIVNKNAGETLLQRAARLGYEEVVLYCVENHVCEVNHRDYAGYCALHEACARGWISIVIHLLEHGADINCSAQDGTRPLHDAVENDHLDVVRVLLSYGADPTLATYSGRGLLKMTHSDSMERFLTDYFADLQGRSNDDPEIYWEFYGSAVCESLEEGSVCDILADPPGPEDKDRRELFEFEFSDRPLLPCYNIQVSLSQGPRNWLLLSDVLRRLRMSARSFRSSFPHMEVVTMAEAEFYRQASLSQLFSCSDELEGFQPDSKELLDLVEGSAELAALLGSNLECLDDRWDEPPEANANIDEKANVNGNIRAMANANSNVNAKVNGNIRAMAKGNISAKTNGSTQVKAKANANRRS